In candidate division KSB1 bacterium, the following are encoded in one genomic region:
- a CDS encoding T9SS type A sorting domain-containing protein: MKQVRWFIAVFLSIGLTLSLVAESKAFAANGGVELALPDTFAAPNQLVNLPIRIAGVSDYDIISALIEVHFDSSCLEFIELSGTGAITENWQMAAVHRSAKRIYFALAGSLPLTEDGVLVFLKFRVNPRARENDACDLKFGEVMLNEGNPPSINRDGRFHVRGFQLAGSVRYQGTGLPILNTKLAITGQQSATFATDANGNFNCYGLHYGDYLLTPQKFGDQGRAVTPFDAALILQHLVGANILTPYQRIAADVSGDSTVSAYDASLIMRYAVRLENKFPTMADSLDCWEFVPTIFPINDSNWVHRPNSLIYQPLEKDQFNQNFIGIVYGDVSQSWTNPAIAPLVVEKISSARLQIEYPSQTSTDLVSIPILLETSQPIISAELELKFDDTRFSLTAVTAGELAQGSLICHRREKSSLVIALAGANSIAGSGTLVSLWFKPIGSSDRHQTDWLKLDRAWLNDQPIAVATTTSANGHSHVPDRLELSPNYPNPFNQGTVFRISIPAIANPAVLLSIYNVRGQLVRSLLNDAMPPGIYSIYWDGNDEAGNIANSGTYFAVLKAGEQVIRQKLMLLR; encoded by the coding sequence ATGAAGCAGGTACGATGGTTTATTGCGGTATTTTTATCAATCGGTTTAACGTTGAGCCTGGTGGCTGAATCGAAGGCCTTTGCGGCGAATGGAGGGGTAGAACTGGCGCTGCCAGATACTTTTGCCGCGCCGAATCAGTTGGTCAATCTGCCGATCCGGATCGCTGGGGTTTCGGATTATGACATTATTTCCGCGCTGATTGAAGTGCATTTTGATTCCAGTTGTTTGGAGTTTATCGAACTGAGCGGCACAGGCGCAATTACCGAGAACTGGCAGATGGCTGCGGTCCATCGCTCTGCCAAGCGAATTTACTTCGCGCTGGCTGGCAGTTTGCCGTTAACCGAAGACGGGGTTCTCGTGTTTTTGAAGTTCCGGGTCAATCCGCGGGCTAGGGAAAATGATGCCTGCGATTTGAAATTTGGGGAGGTCATGCTGAATGAGGGCAATCCACCCAGTATCAATCGAGATGGTCGGTTTCACGTTCGGGGGTTTCAGCTCGCTGGCTCAGTGCGATATCAGGGTACTGGTCTTCCAATATTGAATACAAAATTGGCTATAACGGGACAGCAAAGCGCGACCTTTGCGACAGATGCTAATGGGAATTTCAACTGCTACGGTTTGCACTATGGGGATTATCTCCTGACGCCCCAGAAATTTGGCGATCAAGGCCGAGCGGTGACCCCGTTCGATGCAGCGCTGATTTTGCAACATCTGGTCGGCGCCAATATTTTGACGCCCTATCAACGCATTGCTGCCGATGTAAGCGGCGATTCTACCGTCAGCGCATACGATGCCTCGCTGATCATGCGATATGCTGTTCGCCTTGAAAATAAATTTCCCACTATGGCCGACAGCCTGGATTGCTGGGAATTTGTCCCAACGATTTTTCCGATCAACGATTCCAATTGGGTACATCGCCCCAATTCACTTATTTATCAGCCATTGGAAAAGGATCAATTCAATCAAAATTTCATCGGGATCGTATACGGCGACGTCTCGCAAAGCTGGACCAATCCGGCGATCGCGCCGCTGGTTGTGGAGAAGATTTCCAGCGCCCGGTTGCAAATCGAATATCCGTCGCAAACCAGCACAGACCTCGTATCCATTCCTATTTTGTTGGAGACATCGCAGCCGATTATCAGCGCCGAGCTCGAACTAAAATTTGATGATACGCGTTTCAGCCTCACCGCTGTGACCGCTGGCGAGCTGGCCCAGGGATCTCTCATTTGCCATCGTCGCGAAAAGAGCTCTTTAGTCATCGCGCTCGCTGGAGCCAATTCTATCGCTGGCTCGGGGACACTCGTGAGCTTGTGGTTCAAGCCGATCGGCAGCAGCGATCGGCATCAAACCGATTGGCTCAAATTGGACCGCGCTTGGCTCAATGACCAGCCGATCGCTGTCGCGACGACAACCAGTGCAAATGGCCATTCGCACGTTCCCGATCGGTTGGAATTGTCGCCAAATTATCCCAATCCGTTCAATCAGGGCACAGTTTTTCGAATCTCCATCCCAGCCATCGCCAATCCTGCTGTTTTGCTTTCGATTTACAATGTGCGTGGCCAATTGGTTCGCAGCTTGCTGAATGATGCGATGCCACCAGGGATTTATTCGATCTACTGGGATGGCAATGATGAGGCAGGGAATATTGCCAACAGTGGGACTTATTTTGCGGTATTGAAGGCAGGCGAGCAGGTGATCCGACAGAAATTGATGTTGTTGCGTTAG